One Paraburkholderia caffeinilytica DNA segment encodes these proteins:
- a CDS encoding DUF6232 family protein encodes MENPFNDRGVSVTRNALSSAGQVFPLRDIVDVQVVTVPKNKILPYTISLAGLVGAIAGGILRSPAGLVCGTMLIVVGWLTWATQDITHRLMVQTANGLREALMSTDREFVERVAAAVHEAKTVAAAPKA; translated from the coding sequence ATGGAAAACCCTTTCAACGATCGCGGCGTGTCGGTCACGCGCAATGCACTCTCATCGGCCGGCCAGGTCTTTCCGCTGCGCGACATCGTCGACGTGCAAGTCGTGACCGTGCCGAAGAACAAAATCCTGCCTTACACGATCTCGCTCGCCGGACTCGTCGGCGCTATTGCCGGCGGGATATTGCGCTCGCCGGCCGGCCTGGTTTGCGGCACGATGCTGATCGTGGTCGGCTGGCTCACGTGGGCGACCCAGGACATCACGCATCGTCTGATGGTGCAGACCGCGAATGGCCTGCGCGAAGCGCTCATGAGCACCGATCGCGAGTTCGTCGAGCGCGTCGCCGCAGCCGTGCACGAGGCAAAGACGGTCGCCGCGGCGCCCAAGGCCTGA